The region TACCATTGAAAATATCGAAAAAGCCGAGGAAACGATGCAGTTTGCGTCGCCGGAGGAACAGGAGAAGATTCGTGCGAAAAACCGCCGCCGCGAAGAAGCGATCGCTGCGATGCGCGCGGAAATTAAAGACGAAGCAGCTGCACGGGAACACGGCTACCAGTAAACGAAGCAGCCCTCATGCGGGGGCGGCTTCGTTTTTTTGTCTACCGCTTGAGTGAGCCGACGGGCGAATGGTAACATAGAAGAGGAGGCCCGGAAAAAAATGGAGGGAGAACGAACGTGAAAGTGGCAGAAAAACAAATTGAAGTGCGTTATGCGGAAACAGACCAAATGGGCGTCGTCTACCACGCGAACTATTTAGTTTGGATGGAGGTCGGGCGCACGGAATTGATCAAACAGCTCGGCTTTCATTATGCTGACATGGAGAAAGAAGGTATCATTTCACCCGTTGTCGATTTGCAAGTGTCGTACAAAAAGCCGCTCCGTTATGGGGAAACGGCGATCGTTCGCACGTGGGTTGACGCCTATGACGGCATCCGTGTCACGTACGGCTACGAGATTCTCGCCCCGGATGGCGAGGTGGCGGTGATCGGAAAGTCGCAGCACGTTTGCGTCAAGCGCGACAC is a window of Geobacillus kaustophilus DNA encoding:
- the tlp gene encoding small acid-soluble spore protein Tlp, giving the protein MPRPKPDDRSDNVEKLQEMVQNTIENIEKAEETMQFASPEEQEKIRAKNRRREEAIAAMRAEIKDEAAAREHGYQ
- a CDS encoding acyl-CoA thioesterase codes for the protein MKVAEKQIEVRYAETDQMGVVYHANYLVWMEVGRTELIKQLGFHYADMEKEGIISPVVDLQVSYKKPLRYGETAIVRTWVDAYDGIRVTYGYEILAPDGEVAVIGKSQHVCVKRDTFRPIVIRKYFPDWHEAYVRAKR